The following proteins are encoded in a genomic region of Triticum dicoccoides isolate Atlit2015 ecotype Zavitan chromosome 1B, WEW_v2.0, whole genome shotgun sequence:
- the LOC119306700 gene encoding pectinesterase inhibitor-like yields MASSSMITFAAALCLVAASAVAVPPATLQETCQSAGEQEALCVQLLSSTPAAQKTPVDTPGLAQAAVMAAGSNATETAAHLQRLFDSEDLKNMSPELQRCVEDCTERYQSAAKFLGQASEKMTAGSFDEAGVLIDGAQSVVSLCQRSCQGVPQGELTACTKGVDQLCTIAASVTRLVVQK; encoded by the exons ATGGCGTCCTCGTCCATGATCACCTTCGCAGCCGCCTTGTGCCTTGTGGCCGCTTCCGCCGTCGCCGTTCCGCCGGCCACCCTCCAGGAGACGTGCCAGAGCGCTGGCGAGCAGGAGGCGCTGTGCGTGCAGCTGCTGTCGTCGACCCCGGCGGCCCAGAAGACGCCGGTGGACACGCCCGGGCTCGCCCAGGCGGCCGTGATGGCGGCGGGGTCGAACGCGACGGAGACGGCGGCGCACCTGCAACGGCTCTTCGACTCCGAAGACCTCAAGAACATGAGCCCGGagctccagcgctgcgtcgaggacTGCACCGAGAG GTACCAGTCGGCCGCCAAGTTCCTGGGCCAAGCATCGGAGAAGATGACCGCGGGCTCCTTCGATGAGGCGGGCGTGCTGATCGACGGCGCGCAGTCGGTGGTGAGCCTGTGCCAGCGGTCGTGCCAGGGGGTGCCGCAGGGGGAGCTCACGGCGTGCACCAAAGGCGTCGACCAACTCTGCACCATTGCCGCATCAGTCACTCGGTTGGTCGTTCAGAAGTAA